GGAAGGCCGCGAGCACCACCGTGTAGACGTCCAGCGTCCACTGGAGCCCCGAGACGTCGGCGTCGAGCTCCCGCTGCAACGACGGCAGGGCCACGTTCAGCGCGGTCACGTCCAGGCTGACGATCAGCAGGCTCATGCAGCAGATCGCGAGCACCAGGAACCGGCGGCGCGGGGAGAGATCGTCGGCCATGCCCATGTCTTATCAGGCGGCGCGCGGTACGCGGCGGCCGTGGCGGGGAATCCCGGAGGGGAATACCGGGCGGCGGCCCAGCGTTGCGCCCACCCGGCACCAGAACCATTCGTTGAGGGAGGGCCCGTGTCCGACGCCACTCCGGAGACCCACGTCATCGCCTACCGGGCGGCGGAGCACCTGCTCGACGCCCGTGACCCGCGCGGCGCCCTGAAACTGCTCGACCCGCTGATCACGGCCCACCCGGAGAACACCGCGGCCCGGCTGCTGCGCGCCCGCGCGTTCTTCCTCGCCGCGCAGCTGCGCTCGGCGGAGCTGGAGTTCCAGCTCGTGCTCGAACGCGAGCCCGACAACGCCTTCGCCCACTTCGCGCTGGCCCGCACGCTTGAGCGGGCCGGCCGGGACGGGGAGGCACTGCGCCACTTCCGGCTCGCGGCGGCCCTCGACCCGCGCCCCGACTTCGTGGCCGCGGCCCGGTTCGAACGCGCCCCCTGACCGGAGTTTTCGCGCCCCGGTGGCGCGGGGGCGCCGGGCCGCGGGCACCATGGTCGGCATGAGAGCGAGTGAAGCCAGGGCAGCCGCCGCCGACTGGATCGAACGACACGGCGGCCGGCTGCCCGGCTTCGCCGGCGCCTACCTCGGCGGCTCCACGGCGGCCCTGCCGCCCGACGCCCCCGTCCCGCCCGGCTCGGACGTCGACGTCATGGTCGTCACCGAAGGACCCGCGCCCGGCGTCAAGCCGGGCAAGCTGC
Above is a genomic segment from Streptomyces marincola containing:
- a CDS encoding tetratricopeptide repeat protein, yielding MSDATPETHVIAYRAAEHLLDARDPRGALKLLDPLITAHPENTAARLLRARAFFLAAQLRSAELEFQLVLEREPDNAFAHFALARTLERAGRDGEALRHFRLAAALDPRPDFVAAARFERAP